One region of Candidatus Thorarchaeota archaeon genomic DNA includes:
- the truD gene encoding tRNA pseudouridine(13) synthase TruD, translating into MRPGLPFEQRLGMRFYSTDFPGIGGKLKDRYEDFVVEEITTQKEVIEVQPFGDEAVPEKFVSIPGEKARFICFTMQKIGLNTTDVARILASSLSLPWQMVSYAGLKDKRAITAQIMSIPASSVDDLSEIELHNIELRNFQYCRHQIQIGDLWGNRFTLVLRNPEVEYEEALEYAEQLRNKPILNYFGVQRFGVTRPNSHIIGKHLVNRDFKGALEELLVTPSEYESDELMEAREALTDDLIPTDEIIEAFPDYLRYEKSAMDYLSENLEDYRGAFTKIPPRIQTLFVHSYQSYLFNLLVSRRAEKGIPIDKPVTGDFMVLRDEPHSGRDTWLFVTERSLEEKRALVESGKYMVAAPLPGYSTKLPPCPQTDLLMKLLDEEGVSLRDFHNRHMDELSSPGGLHPISIKPVDLEIESIQQNLRISFKLRRGSYATVVMRELMKNHPKNRA; encoded by the coding sequence ATGCGGCCAGGGCTTCCCTTCGAACAGAGACTTGGTATGCGCTTCTATTCTACTGATTTTCCTGGGATTGGTGGCAAACTGAAAGATCGTTACGAAGATTTCGTTGTAGAAGAAATCACCACCCAGAAGGAAGTGATAGAAGTACAGCCTTTCGGAGATGAAGCAGTTCCTGAGAAATTCGTGTCGATTCCTGGAGAGAAAGCGCGCTTTATTTGTTTCACCATGCAGAAAATTGGTCTTAATACCACTGATGTTGCTAGAATACTTGCTTCTTCCCTTAGTCTGCCGTGGCAGATGGTTTCATATGCTGGCCTGAAGGACAAACGTGCAATAACGGCACAAATTATGTCAATACCTGCTTCTTCTGTAGATGATCTATCTGAGATTGAGCTTCATAACATTGAACTCCGCAATTTTCAGTACTGTCGTCATCAAATTCAAATCGGGGATTTATGGGGAAACCGATTCACTTTGGTTCTTCGCAATCCTGAAGTTGAATACGAGGAGGCACTAGAGTATGCAGAACAGCTACGAAACAAACCGATTTTGAATTATTTTGGTGTCCAACGTTTTGGAGTAACACGTCCGAATTCTCATATCATCGGAAAACACCTTGTCAATCGGGATTTCAAAGGAGCATTGGAAGAACTCCTGGTGACACCTAGTGAGTACGAATCCGATGAACTCATGGAAGCGAGAGAAGCTCTAACAGATGATCTGATACCTACTGATGAGATAATCGAGGCATTTCCGGATTATCTCCGTTATGAAAAGAGTGCAATGGACTACCTATCAGAAAACCTGGAAGATTACCGCGGAGCTTTCACAAAAATACCACCACGAATTCAGACCCTTTTTGTTCATTCTTACCAGTCCTACTTGTTCAATCTGCTTGTAAGTCGTAGAGCTGAGAAGGGAATTCCTATTGATAAACCAGTTACAGGAGACTTTATGGTTCTCCGCGATGAACCTCACTCAGGAAGAGATACTTGGTTGTTCGTGACAGAGCGGAGTCTGGAAGAGAAGCGTGCCCTCGTTGAGAGTGGCAAATACATGGTTGCCGCTCCATTGCCTGGCTATTCCACAAAACTCCCTCCCTGTCCCCAGACAGACCTCCTGATGAAACTCCTTGATGAGGAAGGTGTATCATTGCGAGATTTCCATAATCGTCATATGGATGAATTGAGCTCTCCGGGCGGGCTTCATCCAATATCAATCAAGCCTGTGGATTTGGAAATCGAATCTATACAGCAAAATCTACGGATAAGTTTCAAACTGAGAAGAGGCAGTTATGCAACTGTGGTCATGCGCGAACTGATGAAGAATCATCCGAAAAATAGAGCTTAG
- a CDS encoding MBL fold metallo-hydrolase — MLDDGEESLLVDYGVKFANPPKFPDLVPIDGLQGVAITHAHLDHSGGVPNILRQSEDIPLFCTKPTRDLVTLLLRDMYNISRGRLPFARKDIARVKEQCHPLGYEYTLPIGHRFEMTLFNAGHIPGSSMVSIGYNGKRILFTGDFNLTASRLTVGARENLPEHDYVVTESTYATRVNPRREEIEEALIDSVIKTLERGGTVLIPAFAVGRSQEIMCILEEYGLPNKYPVYIDGMARKVNEIFSRHSEYLGSPQLFKRALQRTRVIRSNNDRRRASNENAVIITPAGMLKGGSSMTYFRKLHDDPKNAIILVSFQIPGTPGAELLENKEVTLGDKVYKVKAELKYHHLSSHSDSYGLMNMLESIPGDPEFYIVHGEPESAEVLAEQLEIRDRTAHVPLMNDVVEV; from the coding sequence TTGCTTGACGACGGAGAAGAGAGCCTGCTAGTTGATTATGGCGTTAAGTTCGCCAACCCGCCCAAGTTTCCAGATCTTGTACCTATAGACGGTCTGCAGGGCGTAGCGATTACACATGCTCATCTTGATCATTCCGGTGGAGTACCAAATATTCTTAGGCAGTCTGAGGATATTCCGTTATTCTGTACAAAACCAACTCGAGATCTCGTGACCCTTTTGCTCCGTGATATGTACAATATAAGCCGTGGACGGCTACCATTCGCAAGAAAGGATATTGCTCGGGTGAAGGAACAATGTCATCCACTCGGCTACGAATATACTCTGCCAATTGGACACCGTTTTGAAATGACACTGTTCAATGCTGGTCACATACCTGGCAGCTCGATGGTTTCTATTGGGTACAACGGAAAGAGAATTCTGTTTACTGGTGATTTCAATCTGACTGCATCTCGTCTCACGGTGGGTGCACGGGAAAATCTACCCGAACATGATTACGTAGTTACCGAAAGTACCTATGCAACGAGAGTCAACCCTCGCCGAGAAGAGATTGAAGAGGCACTTATTGACAGTGTCATCAAGACCCTTGAACGAGGAGGCACAGTGCTCATTCCGGCTTTTGCTGTTGGCAGAAGTCAGGAGATTATGTGCATTCTTGAAGAGTATGGATTGCCCAATAAATATCCGGTATACATTGACGGTATGGCCCGGAAGGTGAATGAGATATTCAGTAGACACTCCGAATATCTTGGTTCTCCACAGCTGTTCAAGCGAGCGCTACAGCGAACCAGAGTGATTAGAAGCAATAATGATAGACGCCGCGCATCTAATGAAAACGCGGTCATTATCACACCGGCTGGTATGCTGAAGGGCGGGTCCAGTATGACCTATTTCCGTAAGCTGCATGACGATCCGAAGAATGCTATCATTCTCGTATCGTTCCAGATTCCAGGCACACCAGGTGCTGAGCTGCTTGAGAACAAAGAGGTCACTCTTGGCGATAAGGTGTACAAGGTGAAAGCAGAATTGAAGTATCACCATCTTTCAAGCCACTCTGACTCATACGGCCTGATGAACATGTTGGAGAGCATACCTGGCGACCCTGAGTTCTACATAGTGCATGGAGAGCCAGAATCTGCAGAAGTCCTTGCCGAACAGCTTGAGATACGTGATAGGACAGCTCACGTCCCGCTCATGAATGACGTCGTTGAGGTTTAG
- a CDS encoding methyltransferase, which translates to MEDTDLDIVVYEGVYAPAEDTYLLLDSLEIDDYDYVLEIGCGSGLVTTAVARVASRVVATDISRLALKNTRRNLKVNIGRRNWSLLQTDLLSSFRNVYDFSVILFNPPYIPKDTERTALDSAFIGGESGIELTVEFLKQAKQRSCEGGTVYTIASSVADVDGLLRNIDELGLEFEIIKRKRMFFEELLLLKIAIR; encoded by the coding sequence TTGGAAGACACAGACCTTGATATTGTCGTATATGAAGGGGTCTACGCTCCGGCTGAGGATACATATCTACTCCTGGATTCCCTCGAAATTGATGATTACGATTATGTTCTGGAAATCGGTTGTGGTTCTGGGCTCGTAACGACTGCAGTTGCTCGAGTTGCCTCAAGAGTTGTAGCCACGGATATATCCAGACTTGCTTTAAAAAATACAAGACGGAATCTGAAGGTAAATATCGGAAGACGCAATTGGAGCCTCCTGCAAACGGATTTATTATCTTCATTTAGAAATGTTTATGATTTTTCTGTGATATTATTCAATCCGCCTTATATTCCCAAAGATACGGAGAGAACAGCGCTAGATAGTGCATTTATCGGTGGTGAAAGTGGAATAGAGCTCACCGTCGAATTTCTGAAACAGGCAAAGCAGAGAAGCTGCGAGGGGGGTACAGTCTATACTATCGCTTCATCAGTTGCAGATGTAGATGGACTTTTGAGAAACATAGATGAGCTTGGTTTGGAATTTGAAATAATCAAGCGAAAGCGTATGTTCTTTGAAGAACTCCTTCTGTTGAAGATAGCAATTCGTTAA
- the albA gene encoding DNA-binding protein Alba, producing MSYVLACVTLFNKGADHVSIKARGRLISRAVDVAEITRNRFVDGLCVRSIDIDTTTVKTDKGSDLNISTIDIVIAKED from the coding sequence ATGAGCTACGTCCTCGCCTGTGTTACGCTATTCAACAAGGGAGCAGACCATGTCTCCATTAAAGCACGTGGCAGATTAATCAGCAGGGCAGTTGATGTAGCCGAAATAACAAGAAACAGATTCGTTGATGGCTTGTGTGTTCGTAGTATCGATATAGACACAACAACAGTGAAAACTGACAAGGGCTCCGATTTGAATATCAGCACAATAGATATAGTCATTGCTAAAGAAGACTGA
- a CDS encoding 50S ribosomal protein L38e: MPKQIFDQDEFLELSDKASECRVKRLPEKVKLKLRTDRYLYTLVTNTADAEAILEQVRCRVVEARPGAEEI, from the coding sequence ATGCCGAAGCAGATATTTGATCAAGACGAGTTCCTCGAATTGAGTGACAAAGCAAGCGAATGTCGAGTAAAGAGATTGCCTGAAAAGGTCAAGCTCAAACTGCGCACCGACAGGTATCTCTACACACTGGTAACCAATACTGCTGATGCTGAAGCAATTCTTGAGCAGGTCCGCTGCAGAGTTGTCGAAGCTCGTCCTGGTGCAGAAGAAATCTAA
- a CDS encoding 50S ribosomal protein L21e, whose translation MVKKSHGFRRRTRKLMTKKVRDKGQQPVSQVLIDYEVGQRVDIIIDPAVHKGMPHYRYHGRTGEVVEKRGRGIVVEVNLGKKQKTLIVRPEHLRPSKS comes from the coding sequence ATGGTCAAAAAGAGCCATGGATTTCGCAGAAGAACACGAAAGCTCATGACAAAGAAAGTGAGAGATAAGGGTCAACAGCCCGTTAGTCAGGTTTTGATTGACTACGAAGTGGGACAGAGAGTTGATATCATCATCGATCCTGCAGTACACAAGGGGATGCCACATTACAGATATCATGGACGAACTGGTGAAGTTGTAGAGAAGAGAGGCAGGGGAATTGTTGTTGAAGTCAACTTAGGGAAAAAACAGAAGACACTTATTGTTCGACCCGAACATCTAAGGCCATCAAAGAGCTGA
- the pth2 gene encoding peptidyl-tRNA hydrolase Pth2 encodes MTNQYKQVMAVRTDLGMSVGKIAVQTAHGAVSAAEAARKKSPDAWKAWLNGGQKKITVQVDSMDALIDLKNQANSYNISHYLVRDAGMTQLSPGTATVLGIGPAPNHDIDKITGSLKLL; translated from the coding sequence ATGACTAACCAATACAAGCAGGTTATGGCGGTACGGACCGATTTGGGCATGAGTGTGGGGAAAATTGCAGTTCAGACTGCACACGGCGCAGTTAGTGCAGCTGAAGCAGCTCGCAAGAAGAGTCCTGATGCTTGGAAAGCTTGGCTGAATGGTGGTCAAAAGAAAATAACTGTCCAGGTTGATTCTATGGATGCTTTGATAGATCTCAAGAATCAAGCAAACAGTTACAATATCTCTCACTATCTTGTTCGTGATGCAGGAATGACACAGCTATCGCCGGGTACTGCAACTGTACTGGGAATCGGACCGGCACCAAATCACGACATCGACAAGATTACCGGTTCTCTGAAGCTACTTTGA
- a CDS encoding tRNA pseudouridine(54/55) synthase Pus10: MVEYGKILKTAFQVLEDKPICNRCLGRQFAWLSTDSDNEERGYATKLLLSMVADDFIRTGENNKGYEIVRILAQNGMFQPAISLAQNNSLEHEAVDYCYLCSIEGESVFSRIPQITKEVVDIKEQIEFDTYLVGCVPVPKLVERQDEIRAKHNLLHGEPLKSDFNRELGKSIYEETKKEVEFERPDIVFIYEMKNNTFRLQINPLFIKGRYRKLQRGIPQSRWDCSHCRGKGCEKCDGTGRKYPNSISEYIGIPTQKAAKGSGFKFHAAGREDIDALMLRTGRPFVVEVSEPRKRHLDLESLRAKINSAAEGKVEVTDLEASDKNTVQKLKSEASENIKEYEALIQTEADIEESLLAEAGKNLSDITIEQRTPNRVSHRRSDLVREKRIYEVKLEKTGEKKLRGFFKVQGGTYVKELISGDEGRTKPSLTEELGTMCMCEKLNVVAIHGLPADHNP; this comes from the coding sequence ATGGTAGAATATGGGAAGATTCTGAAGACTGCATTCCAAGTCTTAGAAGACAAACCCATATGCAATCGCTGTCTGGGTAGACAGTTCGCTTGGTTGAGCACAGATAGTGATAATGAAGAACGAGGGTATGCAACCAAGCTGCTCCTATCTATGGTGGCGGATGATTTCATCCGGACTGGGGAGAACAATAAAGGATACGAAATAGTAAGAATACTGGCGCAAAACGGGATGTTTCAGCCTGCTATATCCCTAGCACAGAACAACTCGTTGGAGCATGAAGCAGTCGATTATTGTTATCTATGCTCAATCGAAGGAGAATCGGTTTTCTCTCGTATCCCACAGATAACAAAAGAAGTTGTAGATATAAAAGAGCAAATCGAATTCGATACATATCTGGTTGGTTGTGTACCAGTTCCGAAGCTTGTTGAAAGACAAGATGAGATTAGAGCAAAACACAATCTTCTTCATGGAGAACCACTAAAATCTGATTTCAATCGAGAGCTTGGGAAGAGCATCTATGAGGAAACAAAGAAGGAGGTAGAATTCGAACGTCCGGACATTGTGTTCATCTACGAAATGAAAAACAACACCTTTCGCCTTCAGATTAACCCGTTATTCATAAAGGGACGATACAGGAAATTACAGAGGGGAATACCACAGAGTAGATGGGATTGCTCACATTGTCGTGGGAAAGGTTGTGAGAAATGCGATGGAACGGGAAGAAAATACCCCAATTCCATTTCCGAGTATATTGGTATTCCAACGCAAAAAGCAGCCAAGGGATCTGGCTTCAAGTTCCATGCCGCTGGACGGGAAGATATTGATGCATTGATGCTTCGTACGGGACGTCCCTTTGTTGTCGAAGTGTCAGAACCACGGAAACGACATCTTGACCTAGAGTCGTTACGAGCAAAAATCAACAGTGCAGCGGAAGGCAAGGTTGAGGTTACAGATTTAGAGGCGTCAGACAAGAATACTGTTCAGAAATTGAAATCGGAAGCATCAGAGAATATCAAAGAATATGAAGCACTGATTCAAACTGAGGCAGACATAGAAGAGAGCTTGTTAGCCGAAGCAGGGAAGAATCTCTCTGATATCACGATTGAGCAAAGAACTCCAAACCGAGTATCTCACAGAAGAAGCGATTTGGTCAGAGAGAAGCGAATATATGAAGTGAAACTCGAGAAAACCGGAGAAAAGAAGTTGAGAGGCTTCTTCAAGGTTCAGGGCGGGACATATGTCAAGGAGCTGATTTCGGGCGATGAAGGCAGAACCAAACCCTCCCTAACCGAAGAGCTGGGAACAATGTGCATGTGTGAGAAGCTTAATGTTGTTGCAATACACGGCTTGCCCGCAGACCATAATCCTTAA
- the rsmA gene encoding ribosomal RNA small subunit methyltransferase A, which translates to MSEKRIKSLLRKYGVRPSRNAGQNFLTDSRIANRMINAAHLEKSDRVLEIGGGLGTVTRWIAKAAGETWVVEIERGLVKALRDSLRNYEGVHIIHGNFLEIDLPPVNKIVSNLPYNISSKAIFRILEEMEIEVAVLMFQKEFAERLTAEPSSRAFSRLTLNVQYHAEVEYLETVPAEKFYPTPAVDSAIVRIAPQRRKVKAKDYAVFKWLLRGVYLFPKKQFGKALRMWLENLEEDPALAVRMLSEVEPEIDRNRRLRSISLEELIALSDILTHMIDEGLLEGPVE; encoded by the coding sequence TTGTCTGAAAAGAGAATAAAATCCCTTTTGCGGAAGTATGGCGTTAGACCGAGTCGCAATGCAGGCCAGAACTTCTTGACGGATAGTAGAATTGCCAATCGAATGATCAATGCAGCCCATTTAGAAAAGAGTGACCGTGTTCTTGAGATAGGAGGGGGATTAGGCACGGTAACCCGGTGGATTGCTAAAGCAGCAGGAGAAACATGGGTAGTTGAGATTGAAAGAGGTTTGGTTAAAGCTCTTCGAGACTCGTTGAGGAACTATGAGGGAGTACATATCATCCATGGTAACTTCCTAGAAATAGACCTACCTCCAGTCAACAAAATTGTCTCAAATCTTCCGTATAATATATCCTCGAAAGCAATCTTTCGGATACTAGAGGAAATGGAAATAGAGGTGGCAGTACTGATGTTTCAAAAGGAATTTGCCGAGAGATTGACTGCAGAACCATCAAGCAGGGCATTCTCAAGACTTACTCTCAATGTTCAATATCATGCAGAAGTTGAATACCTCGAAACGGTTCCAGCTGAAAAATTCTATCCCACTCCAGCTGTTGATTCTGCGATTGTTAGAATCGCTCCTCAAAGGAGAAAAGTAAAGGCTAAGGATTATGCCGTTTTCAAGTGGCTGCTGCGAGGTGTCTATCTGTTTCCTAAGAAGCAATTTGGTAAAGCTCTCAGAATGTGGCTAGAAAACCTTGAGGAGGATCCAGCGTTAGCGGTAAGGATGCTGTCTGAAGTTGAACCAGAAATTGACAGAAATAGAAGACTAAGGTCCATCTCCCTTGAAGAATTGATAGCACTGTCAGATATCCTTACACACATGATAGATGAGGGGCTGCTTGAAGGACCAGTAGAGTGA
- a CDS encoding peptidylprolyl isomerase, whose translation MSDKENENESTKEDESEIVEENGLVYVDYVGRTKEDGEIFDLTLEDVAKEEGIYNDEESYKPMLVAIGKNWLLPALEEELVGMKVGKSKTVEIPPEDAAGQRDPDKIKLVSKRQLQKQGVSPRKGARVEVGRQKGIITNVLGRRVRVDFNSPLAGKTLVFDVTVKGIVSGDIDKIKAVIKRRIPGLPEDKYDARIEGKTVYVQLPKESRYIENVQYAEIGIARDTLKVIEEAEEVKIVITYERPEEPKQEEETEEDEENEE comes from the coding sequence ATGTCAGACAAGGAAAATGAGAATGAATCCACGAAAGAAGATGAATCTGAAATCGTAGAAGAGAACGGGCTTGTATACGTGGATTATGTAGGTAGGACCAAGGAAGATGGTGAAATCTTTGACCTGACCCTTGAAGATGTCGCAAAAGAGGAAGGCATCTATAACGATGAAGAGAGCTACAAGCCAATGCTCGTAGCAATTGGGAAAAACTGGTTGCTACCAGCACTGGAGGAAGAGCTTGTAGGAATGAAAGTAGGAAAATCCAAGACCGTAGAGATTCCGCCTGAAGATGCCGCTGGGCAGAGGGATCCAGACAAAATCAAGCTGGTTTCAAAACGGCAACTCCAAAAACAAGGTGTAAGTCCTAGAAAAGGTGCAAGAGTAGAAGTTGGGCGACAGAAGGGAATAATAACTAATGTCCTCGGCAGACGAGTGCGTGTAGATTTCAACAGCCCGTTAGCCGGAAAGACGCTTGTTTTTGACGTGACGGTAAAAGGTATTGTTTCCGGCGACATCGACAAAATCAAAGCGGTCATCAAAAGACGAATTCCTGGTTTACCTGAAGACAAATACGATGCTCGCATAGAAGGAAAAACAGTATATGTTCAGTTGCCAAAGGAATCCAGATACATTGAGAACGTACAGTATGCAGAAATCGGCATAGCTAGGGATACCTTGAAGGTAATTGAGGAAGCTGAAGAGGTCAAAATAGTCATCACCTATGAGCGTCCTGAAGAACCCAAACAGGAAGAAGAAACAGAAGAAGATGAAGAAAACGAAGAATAG
- the psmB gene encoding archaeal proteasome endopeptidase complex subunit beta produces the protein MQEHRQSPKEPESLKTGTTTVGLVGKDAAVLASDQRATIGYLVASKTAKKIHKITDRIGATIAGSVADAQSIIDLLQAESKLFEIQRGRDMRVKSLARLLSNIMFQGRGLYVLQCIVGGYDSNGPQVYYNDFVGAILSDDYTATGSGSPVAFGVLESEYKEGLTKNKAIKLGVRAIGAAIERDAASGNAILASVIDKDGYQEVPQDKIKKIWKSK, from the coding sequence ATGCAAGAACATAGACAGTCCCCGAAGGAACCAGAATCCCTGAAAACTGGTACTACTACTGTTGGCTTAGTTGGAAAAGACGCAGCCGTTTTGGCTAGCGATCAGAGAGCCACCATAGGTTATCTGGTGGCGAGCAAGACAGCGAAGAAAATCCACAAGATAACAGATAGAATTGGTGCCACAATCGCAGGATCAGTAGCAGATGCACAGTCGATAATTGATCTGTTGCAGGCTGAATCAAAGCTTTTTGAAATCCAGCGAGGGAGGGACATGCGAGTGAAATCACTGGCACGTCTGCTGAGCAACATAATGTTCCAAGGTAGGGGCTTATACGTTCTGCAATGCATAGTTGGAGGATATGACAGTAATGGCCCACAGGTTTACTACAATGACTTTGTTGGTGCCATCCTTTCAGATGATTACACCGCCACAGGATCCGGTTCGCCGGTAGCCTTTGGTGTTCTCGAATCGGAGTATAAAGAAGGACTTACGAAAAACAAAGCCATCAAATTAGGCGTTCGTGCAATAGGTGCTGCAATCGAAAGAGATGCAGCCAGCGGGAATGCCATCCTTGCAAGTGTGATTGACAAGGACGGCTATCAAGAAGTTCCACAGGATAAGATCAAAAAAATCTGGAAATCTAAATAG
- a CDS encoding NAD(P)/FAD-dependent oxidoreductase: MKADVVVVGAGPSGLIAAREVARHGYDVLVLEEHPRIGIPDHCAGLLSTTGLDSLDLDPPDSVVQNNVHGARMYAPDGTELTISRGRREALVVDRREFDSWLARRAEDVGARILTNTKAIDATLDCRNHSTVLCQENGKGKEIKARIIVNAEGAIGRFSRAIGLPTVKRSSKLPAFQYELRNVHLDSEQVEMYYGRKLAPGFFAWCIPLGKNRARVGMAAQSQVRKRLNWAVQYHPIISNRINDGMINRKMGGIVLVGTPISRTYDDGILVIGDAAGIVKATTGGGVIMGGKAAKIAGRVIVGALSEGNTSAEYLKRYEYFWKKELLKDLFAMYAAQKMISLLSDQGLNFIFKKVKEYGLIDTIEQHGDMDRQSEVITQLLKNPRIALSLFGVMRYIQPFY; this comes from the coding sequence TTGAAAGCCGATGTCGTAGTGGTTGGCGCAGGGCCATCAGGTCTCATTGCAGCCAGAGAAGTCGCACGCCATGGATACGACGTGTTGGTTCTGGAAGAGCATCCGAGAATCGGGATACCAGATCATTGTGCAGGATTGCTTAGCACAACTGGTCTTGATTCTCTTGATTTGGATCCACCAGATAGTGTTGTCCAGAATAACGTGCACGGAGCAAGGATGTACGCACCAGACGGAACCGAATTGACAATCAGCAGAGGTAGAAGAGAAGCGCTGGTGGTAGACAGGCGAGAATTCGATTCATGGTTGGCAAGACGTGCAGAAGATGTTGGTGCAAGGATTCTCACAAATACCAAGGCTATTGATGCTACATTGGATTGCAGGAATCATTCCACGGTTTTATGTCAGGAAAATGGGAAGGGCAAAGAAATCAAGGCAAGAATCATAGTGAATGCAGAGGGGGCGATTGGGCGGTTCTCAAGAGCAATAGGACTTCCTACTGTCAAGCGGTCATCGAAGCTTCCAGCGTTCCAATATGAGCTCAGAAACGTGCATCTGGATTCCGAGCAAGTTGAAATGTACTATGGGAGGAAATTAGCACCGGGTTTCTTTGCATGGTGTATTCCGCTTGGAAAGAATCGTGCCAGAGTAGGAATGGCAGCTCAAAGCCAAGTAAGAAAACGGCTCAATTGGGCTGTTCAATATCATCCCATAATCAGCAATAGAATCAATGACGGAATGATAAATCGCAAAATGGGGGGAATTGTGTTAGTTGGAACTCCCATATCTAGGACCTATGACGATGGGATACTTGTTATCGGTGATGCTGCGGGAATCGTGAAAGCTACCACCGGTGGCGGAGTAATCATGGGAGGAAAGGCAGCAAAGATTGCTGGTCGAGTCATAGTTGGAGCACTATCTGAAGGGAACACGTCAGCCGAGTATCTGAAGAGATACGAGTATTTCTGGAAAAAGGAACTACTGAAAGACCTCTTTGCAATGTATGCTGCTCAGAAAATGATCTCACTATTATCGGATCAAGGGCTGAACTTCATTTTCAAAAAGGTGAAAGAGTACGGGCTGATTGATACTATCGAACAACATGGTGATATGGATAGGCAATCCGAAGTAATTACCCAACTTCTGAAGAATCCACGTATTGCCCTAAGCTTGTTCGGTGTGATGCGCTATATTCAACCGTTCTATTAG
- a CDS encoding DUF655 domain-containing protein produces the protein MEDTRPKKYESHAYVLAVAQPQGFRRDSRDSAPVVQGLGETYFTLLEMVPRRNVKFGTGERISLKKGTRSKIDHVKRRISYEDLTAESKSELPLVVEIIVTKHEAKFVKWYNQANPITTRLHSLQLLPGVGQALMWAIIEERKKEPFKSFDDIAERTKLQSAKKAIKERIIEELEGDVKRWLFVRPPVRE, from the coding sequence ATGGAAGATACACGACCCAAGAAATACGAGAGTCATGCGTATGTCTTAGCAGTCGCACAACCACAGGGGTTTCGCCGAGATTCGAGAGATAGTGCGCCAGTGGTACAAGGATTAGGTGAGACATACTTCACGCTTCTAGAGATGGTTCCACGGCGTAACGTGAAATTTGGTACGGGAGAACGCATTTCACTAAAGAAAGGCACAAGAAGCAAGATTGATCATGTCAAGAGGAGAATATCCTACGAGGATTTGACAGCTGAAAGCAAGTCCGAACTCCCACTTGTTGTCGAGATTATTGTAACCAAACACGAAGCGAAGTTTGTCAAATGGTACAACCAAGCAAATCCAATTACCACAAGATTGCACTCACTACAGCTCCTGCCCGGAGTCGGTCAAGCATTAATGTGGGCAATAATCGAAGAGCGGAAAAAAGAGCCATTCAAAAGCTTCGATGATATAGCTGAACGAACAAAGCTTCAAAGCGCAAAGAAAGCAATCAAAGAGAGAATTATCGAAGAACTGGAAGGGGATGTTAAGCGCTGGCTCTTCGTTAGACCACCTGTCCGAGAATAG